The Amycolatopsis mongoliensis genome includes a window with the following:
- the speD gene encoding adenosylmethionine decarboxylase, producing the protein MPEVGRFAGRHVLAELHGIDPGLLDDAARLGELLRAAVTEAGATVVDVVAKRFAPQGATVIALLAESHASVHTYPEHGSLFADVFTCGERADPEHALRLLAKSLDAASVRLSVLHRGER; encoded by the coding sequence ATGCCTGAGGTCGGCCGGTTCGCCGGGCGCCACGTGCTGGCCGAGCTGCACGGCATCGACCCGGGCCTGCTCGACGACGCCGCGCGGCTGGGGGAGCTGCTGCGGGCGGCGGTGACGGAGGCGGGCGCGACGGTCGTCGACGTCGTGGCCAAGCGGTTCGCGCCCCAGGGCGCCACGGTGATCGCGCTGCTGGCCGAGTCGCACGCGTCCGTGCACACCTACCCCGAGCACGGGTCGCTGTTCGCCGACGTGTTCACCTGCGGCGAGCGCGCCGACCCCGAGCACGCGCTGCGGTTGCTGGCGAAGTCGCTGGACGCCGCTTCGGTCCGCCTGTCCGTCCTGCACCGGGGAGAACGCTGA
- a CDS encoding type III PLP-dependent enzyme has protein sequence MCADPIRRFLDERDPPTPCLVVDTDAVAARAREVRSAFPGALIRYAVKANPAPPVLDALVAAGIGFDVAGPAEVALCLGRGADPADLAYGNPVKKPRDIAFAFERGVREFTSDAPADVDHLGRHAPGSAVSIRVVLDAPDSVTPFGRKFGCEPAEALDLVLRAAALGLRPGIAFHVGSQQPDVAAWEIGIATAAKLFAEAAAQGVAMTRLNLGGGFATAHRAGVPSLDAYATTIATALDTYFPGDRPELMLEPGRVLVADAGRLRTEVVLVAHRGERRWVYLDIGRYNGLAEAENEAIAYRFEPVGGHDGPAGPVVLAGPTCDGDDVLYQRTPYELPLSLTTGDRLDLPGTGAYTASYASVGFNGIEPLRTYCVGRWGDA, from the coding sequence GTGTGCGCCGACCCGATCCGCCGGTTCCTCGACGAACGGGACCCGCCGACCCCGTGCCTCGTCGTCGACACCGACGCCGTCGCGGCTCGGGCGCGCGAGGTCCGCTCGGCGTTCCCGGGCGCGCTGATCCGGTACGCAGTCAAGGCCAACCCGGCGCCCCCGGTGCTCGACGCGCTGGTGGCGGCCGGGATCGGCTTCGACGTCGCCGGGCCCGCCGAGGTCGCGCTGTGCCTCGGGCGCGGCGCGGACCCGGCGGACCTCGCCTACGGCAACCCGGTCAAGAAGCCTCGTGACATCGCCTTCGCCTTCGAGCGCGGGGTCCGCGAGTTCACGTCGGACGCGCCCGCCGACGTCGACCACCTGGGCCGGCACGCGCCGGGCTCGGCCGTGTCGATCCGCGTGGTGCTCGACGCGCCGGACTCGGTCACGCCGTTCGGCCGGAAGTTCGGCTGCGAACCGGCCGAGGCGCTCGACCTCGTGCTGCGCGCGGCCGCGCTGGGGTTGCGCCCGGGCATCGCGTTCCACGTCGGGTCGCAGCAGCCGGACGTCGCCGCGTGGGAGATCGGGATCGCCACGGCGGCGAAGCTGTTCGCCGAAGCCGCGGCGCAGGGGGTCGCGATGACGCGGCTCAATCTCGGCGGTGGGTTCGCGACCGCGCACCGGGCCGGCGTCCCGTCGCTGGACGCGTACGCGACGACGATCGCGACGGCTCTCGACACGTACTTCCCCGGGGACCGGCCCGAGCTGATGCTGGAGCCGGGCCGGGTGCTCGTCGCCGACGCGGGCCGGCTGCGGACCGAGGTCGTGCTGGTCGCGCACCGCGGCGAGCGGCGCTGGGTCTACCTCGACATCGGCCGCTACAACGGGCTGGCCGAGGCCGAGAACGAGGCGATCGCCTACCGGTTCGAGCCGGTCGGGGGGCACGACGGCCCCGCCGGGCCGGTGGTGCTCGCCGGGCCGACCTGCGATGGCGACGACGTCCTCTACCAGCGGACGCCCTACGAGCTACCGCTCTCGCTGACGACCGGCGACCGGCTCGACCTGCCGGGGACCGGGGCCTACACGGCGAGCTACGCGTCGGTCGGGTTCAACGGCATCGAGCCGCTGCGCACCTACTGCGTCGGGAGGTGGGGCGATGCCTGA